A single Gopherus flavomarginatus isolate rGopFla2 chromosome 24, rGopFla2.mat.asm, whole genome shotgun sequence DNA region contains:
- the GNA11 gene encoding guanine nucleotide-binding protein subunit alpha-11 — MTLESMMACCLSDEVKESKRINAEIEKQLRRDKRDARRELKLLLLGTGESGKSTFIKQMRIIHGSGYSEEDKRGFTKLVYQNIFTAMQSMIRAMETLKILYKYEQNKTNALLIREVDVEKVSTFEQPYVSAIKTLWTDPGIQECYDRRREYQLSDSAKYYLSDVDRIATPGYLPTQQDVLRVRVPTTGIIEYPFDLENIIFRMVDVGGQRSERRKWIHCFENVTSIMFLVALSEYDQVLVESDNENRMEESKALFRTIITYPWFQNSSVILFLNKKDLLEDKILYSHLVDYFPEFDGPQRDAQAAREFILKMFVDLNPDSDKIIYSHFTCATDTENIRFVFAAVKDTILQLNLKEYNLV; from the exons ATGACTCTGGAGTCCATGATGGCCTGTTGCCTGAGCGACGAGGTGAAGGAGTCGAAGCGCATCAACGCCGAGATCGAGAAGCAGCTGCGGAGGGACAAGCGCGACGCGCGCCGGGAgctcaagctgctgctgctgg GCACTGGGGAGAGTGGGAAGAGCACATTTATCAAACAGATGAGGATAATTCATGGCTCAGGCTACTCTGAAGAGGACAAAAGGGGCTTCACCAAGCTGGTGTACCAAAACATCTTCACTGCCATGCAGTCCATGATCAGGGCCATGGAGACCCTGAAGATCCTATATAAGTATGAACAGAATAAG ACCAATGCACTGCTGATTCGGGAAGTGGACGTAGAAAAAGTCTCAACCTTTGAGCAGCCATATGTAAGTGCAATTAAGACATTGTGGACTGACCCTGGAATCCAAGAGTGTTATGACAGGAGGCGAGAATATCAGCTCTCCGACTCAGCTAAGTA CTACCTTAGTGACGTGGATCGAATCGCAACCCCAGGATATCTACCAACCCAGCAAGATGTGCTACGGGTTAGAGTTCCTACAACCGGAATAATAGAATACCCCTTCGACCTAGAGAATATTATTTTCAG AATGGTGGATGTTGGGGGTCAGAGGTCAGAACGAAGGAAGTGGATCCAttgctttgaaaatgtgacctccaTCATGTTTTTAGTAGCCCTTAGTGAATATGACCAAGTTCTAGTGGAGTCTGATAATGAG AACCGGATGGAAGAGAGTAAAGCCCTTTTTCGGACCATTATCACCTACCCATGGTTCCAGAATTCTTCAGTCATCCTCTTCCTCAACAAGAAAGATTTGTTGGAAGACAAGATCCTGTATTCCCACCTTGTTGACTATTTCCCAGAGTTTGATG GCCCGCAGAGGGATGCTCAGGCAGCCCGGGAGTTCATCCTCAAGATGTTTGTGGATTTAAACCCAGACAGCGACAAAATCATCTACTCTCACTTCACATGTGCCACAGACACGGAAAACATCCGATTTGTCTTTGCTGCCGTCAAGGACACCATCCTACAGCTCAACCTGAAGGAGTACAACCTGGTCTGA